A genome region from Coraliomargarita parva includes the following:
- a CDS encoding tetratricopeptide repeat protein, with protein MSRSKTPAIAVAIVLSALIVLPVLVLMVMRGGSDQPLADPVNGSGAATTVDYDLRQLSEKAQGYLDGELAEALKQGDVSLDYMTELRKEFDKGNTALVDGKGERARKYLSAVVQSAEVQLEALALADKARALSESSYAQLQEIEYLKSSFGNTYEEAVGTYNEALRQLNGGEFAESVQGFEMTGAILGDLEARALQRVGGLLEAAEQAMAGFDLEAAKSAYEGVLKINPEHAGARAGLEKVAAIEGIAEEVQAVQALAEAGKLEEAVAALDALAQAHPNNPFVASQRKILNGKIQERDLKAALVKVDAAEAAGDWAAAVQAMEAALAIRTTPELQERMASLKAKYKAARLEALLASGYEALKTGNYEKARDDYREASQLAPDSKEARTGYEKASSLFLANIRYTQNLGTARKYMVEGRYPLASKFFNEAMAARPGNVPAVQVAEEAKIRSALEAQSEKVSVVIRSDNRTYVSIIGVLPPGKLRTEELKLYPDVYTVKGTRSGYQDVEIEFKVDALASSPTVTVECTEKR; from the coding sequence ATGTCTCGCAGTAAAACCCCCGCGATTGCGGTCGCAATCGTACTTTCCGCTCTGATTGTGCTGCCGGTTCTTGTTCTGATGGTCATGCGTGGCGGGTCAGACCAGCCTTTGGCGGATCCGGTGAACGGTTCCGGCGCAGCTACGACGGTTGATTATGATCTACGGCAGCTCTCGGAAAAAGCCCAGGGCTATCTGGACGGTGAATTGGCTGAAGCGCTCAAGCAGGGAGATGTGTCGCTCGACTATATGACCGAGCTCCGCAAGGAGTTCGACAAGGGCAATACTGCGCTGGTCGACGGCAAGGGGGAGCGTGCCCGCAAGTATTTGTCCGCAGTCGTCCAGTCGGCCGAGGTCCAGTTGGAGGCATTGGCTCTGGCGGACAAGGCGCGCGCTCTCAGCGAAAGCAGCTATGCACAATTACAGGAAATCGAATATCTGAAGAGCAGCTTTGGCAATACCTATGAGGAGGCCGTGGGGACCTATAACGAGGCGCTGCGCCAGCTCAATGGTGGTGAGTTTGCCGAGAGCGTTCAGGGCTTTGAGATGACCGGGGCGATCCTGGGCGATTTGGAAGCGCGTGCTTTGCAGCGTGTCGGGGGCTTGCTGGAGGCTGCGGAACAGGCCATGGCCGGCTTTGATCTGGAGGCCGCCAAGTCTGCCTATGAGGGCGTCTTGAAGATAAATCCCGAGCATGCCGGGGCTCGTGCCGGGCTCGAAAAGGTGGCAGCGATTGAGGGCATTGCCGAGGAGGTTCAGGCGGTACAGGCACTGGCGGAGGCCGGTAAGCTGGAAGAGGCGGTAGCGGCGCTGGATGCGCTGGCCCAGGCGCATCCGAATAATCCCTTTGTTGCCAGTCAGCGCAAAATTTTGAATGGCAAGATACAGGAGCGGGACCTCAAAGCCGCTCTGGTCAAGGTGGATGCCGCAGAAGCCGCCGGGGATTGGGCGGCTGCGGTGCAGGCCATGGAGGCGGCGCTCGCGATCCGCACGACCCCCGAGTTGCAGGAACGCATGGCCAGTCTGAAGGCCAAATACAAGGCCGCGCGACTGGAGGCCCTGCTCGCGTCCGGCTATGAAGCCCTGAAGACCGGGAATTACGAAAAAGCGAGGGATGACTACCGGGAAGCGTCCCAGCTGGCTCCGGATTCCAAGGAGGCACGAACCGGTTACGAGAAGGCATCGAGCCTCTTCCTTGCCAATATCCGATACACTCAGAATCTGGGCACCGCCCGCAAGTATATGGTGGAAGGGCGGTATCCGCTCGCCAGTAAGTTCTTTAATGAGGCCATGGCGGCCCGGCCCGGCAACGTGCCGGCGGTGCAAGTGGCCGAGGAGGCGAAGATTCGCTCCGCCCTGGAAGCCCAATCGGAAAAGGTCTCGGTTGTGATCCGGTCCGACAATCGCACCTATGTCAGCATCATTGGAGTTTTGCCGCCCGGTAAGTTGCGCACTGAGGAACTGAAGTTGTATCCCGACGTCTATACGGTTAAAGGAACGCGTAGCGGCTACCAGGACGTGGAGATTGAATTCAAGGTGGATGCGCTTGCGTCCTCCCCAACTGTCACTGTCGAATGCACCGAAAAACGATAA